The Candidatus Methylomirabilota bacterium nucleotide sequence TGGCCAACATCCAGCAGATCGCGGAGTGGATCAGCCTCGTCCACCGCCCGATCGTCCCCATCATCCACCCCTACCGGCCGGTGCCGCTCCAGTACCTGGTGGCCGACCTGGCGGCCGAGATCCACCCCCTCGACGCCGTGCGGGCCGGCCGGGTCCGGGCGGTCGGGATCGACGGCGGTCGCGGCGGCGGCGACGGTCGCGGGCGCTTCTACGGGCGGCGTGTCGCCGCCGTCACCGCCGTGATCGAGGAGCTGGAGGCGCGGCAGTGGCTGCCGGCCATCTACTTCATCTTCAGTCGGGTCGGCTGCGAGCGGGCCCTCGAGGACGTGCTGGGGGAGGGCCGGCCGCTGCTCGCCAAGGCCGCCCGGCGCGAGGTCGAGCAGGCCATCCAGGAGGCGGTCGAGGACAACCCCGTGCTGGGGGCCTCCGAGCTGAACCAGACGATCTTCGAGGCCATGGCGCTGGGGGTCGGGGTCCACCACGCCGGCATCCTCCCGAGTCTCAAGCGCCTGACCGAGATGCTCTTCGAGCGCGGGCTCGTGCGGGTCGTGTTCGCGACCGAGACCATGAGTCTGGGAATCCACATGCCGGCCCGGAGCGTCGTGCTCCAGGGGCTCACCAAGCGGACGGACCGGGGCTTCCGGGTCCTCACCCACAACGAGCTGACCCAGATGGCGGGCCGGGCCGGGCGCCGCGGCATCGATCCGGAAGGCAAGTGTGTCATCGCCCTCGATGCGCGGGATAGCCTGGAAGACGTCCTGGCGGTCGTGGACGGTCCGGCGGAGCCGATCGAGAGCCAGTTCCGTCTCGGCTACGGATCGGTGGCCCTGCTCCTCGAGACGGTGCGCGACGAAGCGGCCATCCGCCGGATCGTGGAGTCCTCGTTCGGCCAGTTCCAGAATCTCCGCCAGATCCGGCGCCTGGAGGCCGAGGTCGGCGAGGCGCAGACGGCGCTGGCCGAGGCCGAGCGCTACGCGGCGCCCTGCGGCGACTTCGCCCGCATCGGCCGCTACCGCGCGCTACGGGCCGAAGCGGAGGCGCGTCGTCGAGCCCTCGGTGCCCGAGGGCGGCCGCCACGTTCGCGCGCGCTCGACGACCTCGAGCCCGGGCGCCTCGTCCTTCTTCGCCAGCGAGGCGGCTCGGGGCTCGGCGTCGTCCTCGGCACGCACCGCCTCCGCGGGAACCGCCTCCTGGTCGACACCCTCCTGCCGCACGGGTCGGTCATCCGCGCCAAGTCGGGGAACATCAAGCGTGTCTTCTGGGCGACGCCACCACTCCTCCTGCCTCCGGCCGTTCGGGGCCTGGCCGCGCACCACCGCGGCTGGGGGCGAGACTTCCGCGAGACGCTCTCCCGGGACGGCGGCCCGCTGATGGCGCGGCTCCAGGCGCTGGACCTCGCGGGTCTGCTGGAGCGGGAACGCGGGGTCGCGCCCGAGGATGCGCTCGAGCGGGTCGAGTGCCATGCCTGTCCTTGGGGCGCGACGGCCCACTGCGATGCCGCCTGGCGGGCGATCGAGAAGCACCGCACCCGACTCGAGCAGCGCCAGGCGACCCTCGACACTCTCCGCAACGCGCTCTGGGAGTCGTTCCTCCGCGTCACGGAGGTGCTCGACGCTTTCGACGCCGTTCAGAAGGGGGAGCTCCGGCCGAAGGGTCGGCTCGTCGCGGCGCTCCGGCACGACCACGAGCTCCTGGTGGCCGAGGTGGCCGCCCGCGGAGTCTTCGACGACGCGACGCCGGCCGAGGTGGCGGCGCTCGCCTCGTGCCTCACCGAGGAGGCGCGGTCGGGCGAGGAAGGCCCGTCCAAGCTCTTCCTCAAGCAACGGCCGAAGCTCAAGCGGCGCGTCCGGCAGATGGAAGAGGCGGCCGCGGCGATCCTGGCCGTCCAGCGGCGCGTCGGCCTCCTGCGGCCGGCCTCGGTCCAGACCGGGTTCATGGCGGCCGTCCACCGGTGGGCGTCGGGCGACGACGATTGGCCCCGCGTGGTCGCCCAGTCGTTCGGGGGGCACGAGGGGGATCTCATCCGTGCCATGCGGCGGCTGATCGACCTCTTGCGTCAGCTCGGCGAGGCGCCGGAAGTGCCGGACGCGGTTGCCCAGGCCGCCCAGGGAGCCGCGCGGGCCCTCGACCGCGGCATCGTCCTGGAATCGGCACTCATCTGAACGGTCCAGCTGCCGCGTCTTGACAGTACCGGCGGATTGGGCCACGATGAACTGGCGCCGTGTGGCTGCCACGAACTCACCCCCACCTGCGGGGTTTTCGGTACCAGCCGAGTGTCGGAGGCTCGGCTCCCCCGATCGTGCCGACGCCAGAGTAGTCCGTCGCGGGGCCCGGCTGACCGCGTTCGCGAGCACCCTCTGAGCCTGTGACCCGGCCGCCGCC carries:
- a CDS encoding DEAD/DEAH box helicase, which codes for MTYQPPAPVQAALDQSRIAPDALDLYRSFERRYAFPLDEFQIRAIVAILEGSSVIVSAPTGAGKTLIAEFAIHEALLRKKRIAYTTPLKALSNQKYADFCRQFGVAEVGILTGDVKVNPRAPILVMTTEILRNMFYTGSLEGLGHVVLDECHYMGDEGRGTVWEEIIVNAPKDVTLVALSATVANIQQIAEWISLVHRPIVPIIHPYRPVPLQYLVADLAAEIHPLDAVRAGRVRAVGIDGGRGGGDGRGRFYGRRVAAVTAVIEELEARQWLPAIYFIFSRVGCERALEDVLGEGRPLLAKAARREVEQAIQEAVEDNPVLGASELNQTIFEAMALGVGVHHAGILPSLKRLTEMLFERGLVRVVFATETMSLGIHMPARSVVLQGLTKRTDRGFRVLTHNELTQMAGRAGRRGIDPEGKCVIALDARDSLEDVLAVVDGPAEPIESQFRLGYGSVALLLETVRDEAAIRRIVESSFGQFQNLRQIRRLEAEVGEAQTALAEAERYAAPCGDFARIGRYRALRAEAEARRRALGARGRPPRSRALDDLEPGRLVLLRQRGGSGLGVVLGTHRLRGNRLLVDTLLPHGSVIRAKSGNIKRVFWATPPLLLPPAVRGLAAHHRGWGRDFRETLSRDGGPLMARLQALDLAGLLERERGVAPEDALERVECHACPWGATAHCDAAWRAIEKHRTRLEQRQATLDTLRNALWESFLRVTEVLDAFDAVQKGELRPKGRLVAALRHDHELLVAEVAARGVFDDATPAEVAALASCLTEEARSGEEGPSKLFLKQRPKLKRRVRQMEEAAAAILAVQRRVGLLRPASVQTGFMAAVHRWASGDDDWPRVVAQSFGGHEGDLIRAMRRLIDLLRQLGEAPEVPDAVAQAAQGAARALDRGIVLESALI